A genomic region of Leptospira mtsangambouensis contains the following coding sequences:
- a CDS encoding ankyrin repeat domain-containing protein: MKVFLLSAITLLTFSCTNLMIKGAILRNDQRTFRKNIKNVDVNWVDPNGKSYIEDAITEGNLQMVELLIENRVNINAENKFGETPLLIASCFGRKEIVIRLLHSGASANTRNSSGTTPLICASFHGFAEITKILIQSGASINDQDKEGRNALMHASSFGKLEITKILIEEKANLNLFDKYTWNALTIAIDKNNFEIAKALIEAKIDLDARDEDDLTALIDAAKKDKTNFLELLVSAGANIESKDKDGLTALLYASKKNQTKAIEMLLKAKANPETKDRYGRNSMNIAAKEGHVEAVKMLLQFHVSPNEKDHFGITPLMHSVIRNHTEMATLLIESNANLFSRNHYGFSALDYAILSGNKKIIDLLKEKMGKSVE, translated from the coding sequence ATGAAAGTATTTCTTTTATCGGCCATAACCCTTCTCACATTCTCCTGCACCAATTTAATGATTAAAGGTGCAATCCTTAGAAATGACCAAAGAACATTCCGAAAAAATATAAAAAACGTAGATGTCAACTGGGTAGATCCGAACGGAAAATCATACATCGAAGATGCAATTACGGAAGGAAACTTACAAATGGTTGAACTTCTGATTGAAAATCGTGTTAATATAAATGCCGAAAACAAATTTGGTGAAACTCCACTCCTCATTGCCAGTTGTTTCGGACGTAAAGAAATTGTAATCCGCCTACTCCATTCAGGAGCATCCGCGAATACAAGAAATAGTTCAGGCACTACCCCACTCATCTGTGCTTCTTTCCATGGATTTGCAGAGATAACAAAAATCTTAATTCAATCGGGTGCATCAATAAATGATCAGGATAAAGAAGGAAGAAATGCTTTGATGCATGCCAGCAGCTTTGGAAAGTTAGAAATTACAAAAATCTTAATCGAAGAAAAGGCAAATTTAAATTTATTTGATAAATACACTTGGAATGCCCTTACCATTGCTATTGACAAAAATAATTTCGAAATAGCAAAAGCTTTAATTGAAGCAAAAATTGATCTGGATGCCAGAGATGAAGATGACCTAACTGCTTTGATTGATGCTGCAAAAAAAGATAAAACCAATTTTCTTGAACTTTTAGTTTCCGCAGGTGCAAATATAGAGTCAAAGGATAAAGATGGTTTGACTGCTTTGTTATATGCCTCAAAGAAAAATCAAACCAAAGCAATCGAAATGTTGCTAAAAGCAAAAGCAAATCCAGAAACCAAAGATCGATATGGAAGAAATTCGATGAACATTGCAGCGAAAGAAGGCCATGTGGAAGCGGTCAAAATGTTATTGCAGTTCCATGTAAGTCCAAACGAAAAAGATCATTTTGGAATCACACCTCTTATGCATTCGGTGATTCGGAACCATACAGAAATGGCTACCCTTTTAATCGAATCCAATGCAAACCTTTTTTCAAGAAATCACTATGGT
- a CDS encoding ankyrin repeat domain-containing protein, with product MKFKTSLSILFFVCFGFVQCSSRSLRIAASNGEIKTVKQYIDEKTPTENANFSGETALILAAKFGYSDIVKQLLAANAEIEKKDDQGYTALAWAVKNRYLEVARILLDSNANVNTKSKTNGSPLLSASFNGNLAMVNLLIKYKPDPNITNNFGITPLMWSSQKGYKEITKQLLSLEPDTNKQDVNGKTALMYASIFGRYEIFKLLLEKNSNVYLKDKQGQTAEDYATEYGQSEVKILLLQYGEGK from the coding sequence ATGAAATTTAAAACCTCCTTAAGCATTTTATTTTTTGTTTGTTTTGGCTTCGTTCAATGTAGTTCGAGAAGTTTGCGAATCGCAGCTTCCAATGGTGAAATCAAAACAGTAAAACAATATATTGATGAAAAGACTCCAACAGAAAATGCAAATTTCAGTGGAGAAACCGCCCTTATCCTTGCTGCAAAATTTGGTTATAGCGATATTGTGAAACAACTCCTGGCCGCAAATGCTGAAATTGAGAAAAAAGATGACCAAGGGTATACCGCTTTAGCTTGGGCAGTCAAAAATCGTTACTTAGAAGTGGCTCGCATTCTCCTCGACTCCAATGCGAACGTAAATACAAAATCAAAAACAAATGGCTCCCCCTTACTATCAGCAAGCTTCAATGGTAATCTTGCCATGGTCAACTTACTCATCAAATACAAACCGGACCCGAATATAACCAACAATTTTGGAATTACTCCCTTGATGTGGTCTTCACAAAAAGGATATAAAGAAATTACGAAACAACTTCTTTCACTGGAACCAGATACCAACAAACAAGACGTAAATGGTAAGACAGCTTTAATGTATGCAAGTATTTTTGGTCGGTATGAAATTTTCAAACTTCTATTAGAAAAAAATAGCAACGTATACTTAAAAGACAAACAAGGCCAAACTGCAGAAGATTATGCAACCGAATACGGGCAATCAGAAGTAAAAATACTCTTATTACAATACGGAGAAGGAAAATGA
- a CDS encoding S41 family peptidase: MVPHSIKKRRAHSFHLFILIFVLLSCNQTQKKTIPKITRSTQKQTLKAESKFQYLYEGKFNLFQFLLIKEQVSVSHIEKKRIDASAGYGSAVMAAYSTIGIDFYPRKYYEKYKKDLTNITNGQILGSETDKYVLIKNDKQEEKSKTNINKNLRKELSIYFSELNLDHQEFETILNQIYNIKKETTVDAEVLEKFKEDLIAKSIQGYLEETDHLTRLTKSKELSFLEKKDVINALKEISYKIHRGNKNILVLKMKTIRYLDHNLTTATAAKKIISHSLENKNRKIAGIVLDLRDAKVSSLNVVQDFLSLFSSKPNLFTIIENQKDKQIGPSVGVKKIVNIPIAVLVNEKSIGASELIAGSLRENENAIIFGSKTYGKGTFQSLYSFEPYNGYVYEITIGKYILPSGYEIQGKGINPDVLLEISNPNTFKEYESDHWNTVKFQKNANENQTNPNSNITSVFKKNNVSNSFATEEQIDSKDLLLDRTLHFFEIYLDNITE, encoded by the coding sequence ATGGTCCCTCACTCGATAAAAAAAAGACGAGCGCACTCGTTTCATCTTTTTATTTTAATTTTTGTCCTTCTTTCTTGTAACCAAACACAAAAAAAAACTATACCAAAAATCACTCGAAGTACCCAAAAACAAACTTTAAAAGCCGAGTCTAAATTTCAGTATTTATATGAAGGGAAATTCAATTTATTCCAATTTCTCCTTATCAAAGAACAAGTGAGTGTATCACATATCGAAAAAAAACGAATTGATGCCTCTGCCGGATACGGCTCAGCAGTGATGGCTGCCTACTCTACAATCGGCATTGATTTTTACCCAAGAAAGTATTATGAAAAATACAAAAAGGATCTAACCAACATAACAAATGGACAAATTCTTGGATCAGAAACAGATAAATATGTTTTGATAAAAAACGACAAACAGGAAGAAAAATCAAAAACCAATATCAATAAAAATTTAAGAAAGGAACTCTCCATTTATTTTTCAGAACTCAATCTTGACCACCAAGAGTTTGAAACAATTTTGAATCAAATTTACAATATAAAAAAAGAAACCACAGTTGATGCCGAAGTATTAGAAAAATTCAAAGAAGATTTAATCGCAAAAAGTATCCAAGGTTACTTAGAAGAAACCGACCATTTAACAAGACTCACAAAATCTAAAGAACTATCATTCTTAGAAAAAAAAGATGTCATCAATGCTCTTAAAGAAATTTCCTACAAAATCCACCGTGGTAACAAAAACATCTTAGTATTAAAAATGAAAACCATTCGGTATTTAGATCACAATCTAACAACCGCAACTGCAGCAAAAAAAATCATCTCGCACTCACTCGAGAACAAAAACAGAAAAATAGCTGGCATTGTCCTGGATTTAAGAGATGCGAAGGTAAGTTCACTCAATGTTGTACAAGATTTTTTAAGTTTATTTTCATCAAAACCAAATTTATTTACCATCATCGAAAACCAAAAAGACAAACAAATTGGACCATCTGTAGGTGTAAAAAAAATAGTCAACATCCCAATTGCCGTTCTGGTAAACGAAAAGTCAATTGGTGCTTCTGAATTAATTGCAGGCAGTCTCAGGGAAAATGAAAATGCAATCATCTTTGGAAGTAAAACCTATGGGAAGGGAACGTTCCAATCACTTTATTCATTTGAACCATACAATGGTTATGTATATGAAATAACAATCGGTAAATACATTTTGCCATCCGGTTATGAAATTCAAGGGAAAGGAATTAACCCTGACGTTTTGCTAGAAATCTCAAATCCAAACACATTTAAAGAATATGAAAGTGACCATTGGAACACAGTAAAATTTCAAAAAAATGCAAATGAAAATCAAACAAATCCCAATTCAAATATTACTTCCGTTTTCAAAAAAAACAATGTATCGAATTCCTTTGCAACAGAAGAACAAATTGATTCCAAAGATTTACTCCTAGACCGAACTCTTCATTTTTTTGAAATTTATTTAGATAATATTACAGAGTAA
- a CDS encoding YbjN domain-containing protein: MNRRLKFTTVVLFFIFFGIYGEPAKSKQPELIQKPSVLYYTIDKAQIRKLVLGLGYTIVSDDEKLMILAYQDSKVGLMFSNDTSMQFYSSFNSDKPNKINLANRWNQKMRYSRSYLDTDGRLIIESDFDYSGGVSEEAIREFLQKFQILNSQFTTLLILAE; encoded by the coding sequence ATGAACAGAAGATTGAAATTTACGACAGTAGTTTTATTTTTTATATTCTTTGGAATTTATGGAGAACCAGCCAAATCAAAACAACCAGAGCTAATTCAAAAACCATCTGTACTTTATTATACGATCGATAAAGCTCAAATTCGAAAACTGGTTCTTGGTCTAGGTTACACAATCGTTTCTGATGACGAGAAGTTGATGATTTTGGCTTACCAGGATTCAAAAGTTGGTCTTATGTTTTCTAATGATACTTCAATGCAATTTTATTCTTCATTCAATTCTGATAAACCAAACAAAATTAATTTAGCAAATCGTTGGAATCAGAAAATGAGATATTCCCGTAGTTACTTAGATACTGATGGAAGACTTATTATCGAAAGCGATTTTGATTATAGTGGTGGAGTGAGTGAAGAAGCAATTCGTGAATTTTTGCAGAAATTTCAGATTCTCAACTCACAATTTACCACCTTGCTCATTCTTGCGGAATGA
- a CDS encoding VOC family protein: MSRPFKVLGIQQVAIGGESKEKLSKFWVDVMGLTKVSDYKSEKENVDEDILSMGNGPFKVEIDLMQPIDPNKSPKVHDPKLNHIGLWIDKLEECVDYLTKQGVRFTPGGIRKGAAGYNVCFIHPKGNEEFPLCSEGVLVELVQAPEDVIKALG, from the coding sequence ATGTCCCGCCCTTTCAAAGTATTAGGTATCCAACAAGTCGCCATTGGTGGTGAATCAAAAGAAAAATTATCCAAGTTTTGGGTCGATGTGATGGGACTCACGAAAGTGTCTGATTATAAAAGTGAAAAAGAAAATGTGGATGAGGATATTTTGTCCATGGGAAATGGTCCTTTCAAAGTTGAGATTGATTTGATGCAACCCATTGACCCAAACAAAAGTCCAAAAGTGCACGACCCAAAACTCAATCATATTGGTCTTTGGATTGATAAATTGGAAGAATGTGTTGATTATTTGACAAAACAAGGAGTTCGGTTCACTCCTGGTGGGATTCGTAAAGGGGCAGCTGGATACAATGTTTGTTTCATCCACCCAAAGGGAAATGAAGAATTTCCACTCTGTAGCGAAGGAGTACTTGTTGAACTCGTCCAAGCTCCAGAAGATGTGATCAAGGCATTAGGTTAA
- a CDS encoding lysylphosphatidylglycerol synthase transmembrane domain-containing protein, giving the protein MRKLLFGILVSGIAVYFLSKNFDLAEFERLEGKINWWIFPLLFLSNLWAFVPFSIRWYYLLEKKISFAKAFSTAIIGVGLNMVLPARGGDLVRLIMNKRDTELPLTHLFSRIFLEKVMDLGSVVVIGAAALFYMGLGQSKNLSLLLISALVILGMIVGLIVVRYFLDPLRSFIKKLFGFVGKHGLYEDKLDHHLVEFSSFLKGDKLLKPVLYSIPTWVFGYAVSYLLAGLLIGMPLSFPEALLFMFLGGMGVAIPSAPSGIGVFHAAIISGFIILGRDPGEGLVYATVVHLTQFIITTSLALFAYLYWRWTHKKIQN; this is encoded by the coding sequence ATGAGAAAATTATTATTTGGAATCTTAGTTTCAGGCATTGCGGTCTATTTTCTTTCCAAGAACTTTGACCTTGCTGAATTTGAACGTTTAGAAGGAAAAATCAACTGGTGGATTTTCCCTTTGTTATTTTTATCCAATCTTTGGGCATTTGTTCCCTTTTCGATTCGCTGGTATTATCTTTTAGAAAAAAAGATTAGTTTTGCGAAAGCATTTTCCACCGCCATCATCGGTGTGGGCCTTAATATGGTTCTTCCTGCAAGAGGTGGAGATCTTGTTCGTCTCATTATGAACAAACGAGATACTGAACTTCCACTGACCCATCTTTTCAGTCGTATCTTTTTAGAAAAGGTGATGGATTTGGGTTCTGTCGTGGTAATAGGTGCCGCAGCCCTCTTTTATATGGGACTTGGCCAATCCAAAAACTTAAGCCTTCTTTTAATTTCCGCTCTTGTCATTTTGGGAATGATTGTTGGGCTTATTGTTGTTCGTTACTTTTTAGATCCCTTACGTAGTTTTATCAAAAAACTATTTGGTTTTGTCGGCAAACACGGGCTATACGAAGACAAACTTGACCATCATTTAGTCGAATTTTCATCATTTCTAAAAGGCGATAAATTACTGAAACCAGTCCTTTATTCAATTCCTACTTGGGTATTTGGTTATGCTGTTTCCTATTTACTTGCCGGATTATTAATTGGTATGCCTCTAAGTTTTCCAGAAGCTCTACTCTTTATGTTTTTAGGTGGGATGGGTGTTGCCATTCCCTCGGCTCCATCTGGAATCGGAGTATTTCATGCTGCCATCATATCGGGATTTATTATTTTAGGAAGAGATCCAGGAGAAGGACTTGTGTATGCGACAGTAGTCCACCTAACACAATTTATCATTACAACTAGTCTTGCACTCTTTGCTTATTTGTATTGGAGATGGACTCATAAAAAAATCCAAAACTAA
- a CDS encoding histidine triad nucleotide-binding protein, whose amino-acid sequence MENCLFCKIASGEIPSKKEYESDNILVFHDITPQAPFHVLIIPKVHISSMNQIGDLNPDIIKEIFLTIPKLAQQNGISEKGYRLVNNCGDFGGQTVQHIHFHMLGGRHMQWPPG is encoded by the coding sequence ATGGAAAATTGTCTTTTCTGTAAAATTGCAAGTGGAGAAATCCCAAGCAAAAAAGAATATGAATCAGATAACATTTTAGTGTTTCACGATATCACTCCTCAAGCGCCCTTCCATGTACTTATCATTCCGAAAGTTCATATATCTAGTATGAACCAAATTGGAGATTTGAATCCAGATATCATAAAAGAAATTTTTCTAACCATCCCCAAACTGGCCCAACAGAATGGAATTTCAGAAAAGGGATATCGTTTAGTAAACAACTGCGGAGATTTTGGTGGACAAACCGTTCAACATATCCACTTCCACATGTTAGGTGGTCGTCATATGCAATGGCCACCGGGTTAA
- a CDS encoding ROK family protein, protein MRNAIGVDIGGGSIKVSLFEETGKELKSLVSPTPEHLDNQSFLEILKDTIRPLVADAIGIGVGSPGPLNNEQGIMISSANLQGLKNLPIGEELKKEFSLPVWYENDANCAALGEAYFGVYQNTESQLIITLGTGVGGGFVDKGILYSGYLGNGIEIGHTTSVIGGALCGCGVHGCVESYFSTRGFLNRYAEKSNQTLENAESFFRLVREKNPIAQEILHFGTLALAHAVRGAIHLLNPEAVVFVGGITKSYDLFGKVLESEIRSNIFPVLNDRLKIGAGGSLSGALGAASLVFSKEKV, encoded by the coding sequence TTGCGAAATGCCATCGGAGTGGATATCGGTGGAGGGAGCATCAAAGTAAGCCTCTTTGAAGAAACGGGAAAAGAACTAAAATCCCTTGTTTCCCCCACACCAGAGCATTTAGACAACCAAAGTTTTTTAGAAATTTTAAAAGATACCATTCGTCCGCTAGTAGCCGATGCAATTGGAATCGGTGTTGGATCTCCTGGCCCCTTAAACAATGAACAAGGGATTATGATATCCAGTGCCAATCTGCAAGGCCTAAAAAACTTACCGATAGGAGAAGAACTCAAAAAAGAATTTTCTCTACCTGTTTGGTATGAAAATGATGCGAACTGCGCTGCTCTTGGTGAGGCCTACTTCGGTGTTTATCAAAATACAGAATCACAACTCATCATTACTCTTGGAACCGGTGTGGGTGGTGGTTTTGTAGACAAAGGAATTCTTTATTCCGGTTATCTAGGCAATGGAATTGAAATTGGCCATACAACATCTGTCATCGGTGGTGCTCTTTGCGGCTGCGGGGTTCATGGATGCGTAGAAAGTTATTTTTCTACTCGTGGTTTTTTAAACCGTTATGCAGAAAAGTCCAACCAAACATTGGAAAATGCAGAATCATTTTTCCGACTGGTTCGGGAAAAAAATCCAATTGCCCAGGAGATTTTACATTTTGGAACCTTGGCACTGGCTCATGCGGTTCGTGGAGCAATTCATTTGCTTAACCCAGAAGCAGTGGTCTTTGTGGGTGGAATCACAAAATCCTATGATTTATTTGGTAAAGTGTTGGAATCCGAAATTAGGTCCAATATCTTTCCCGTGTTAAACGATCGGCTCAAAATTGGTGCCGGGGGAAGTTTATCCGGAGCTTTAGGTGCTGCATCGCTCGTGTTTTCAAAGGAGAAAGTATAA
- a CDS encoding ABC transporter ATP-binding protein has translation MLLRVHNLTKRFGKEEAVSSVSFDVNQGDYVAIIGPSGSGKTTLLSMLTGMLSPTEGDILYDQIKLSQISKQELAEIRARDLGLVFQFSELVGNLTIRENILLPALFTRKFSNDDYIRKCDYLIEHLKLGDIQNSLPRTLSGGQIQKAAIARSLINDPAILFADEPSGDLDPENSYLVQLLLNEYNKRNHSIILVTHDMKLAFDAQTVYEMKQGKFDQVIKGE, from the coding sequence ATGTTACTCCGTGTTCACAATTTGACCAAACGATTTGGCAAAGAAGAAGCAGTCAGTTCCGTGAGTTTCGATGTGAACCAAGGTGACTATGTTGCCATCATTGGACCATCCGGTTCAGGCAAAACTACTTTGCTCTCGATGCTCACTGGGATGCTTTCTCCGACAGAAGGTGACATCCTTTATGACCAAATCAAACTTTCGCAAATATCAAAACAAGAACTGGCGGAAATCCGGGCTCGTGACCTAGGACTCGTTTTTCAATTTTCCGAACTTGTCGGAAACCTTACAATCAGGGAAAACATCCTTTTGCCAGCTCTCTTTACACGTAAATTTTCGAATGATGACTATATTCGTAAATGCGATTATTTGATCGAACATTTAAAGTTAGGTGACATACAAAATTCCCTTCCTCGTACTTTGTCGGGAGGACAAATCCAAAAAGCGGCAATTGCTCGGTCACTCATCAACGATCCAGCTATCCTATTTGCCGATGAACCTTCTGGAGATTTGGATCCAGAAAATAGTTATTTGGTCCAACTCCTATTAAATGAATACAACAAACGAAATCATTCCATTATCCTTGTCACACATGATATGAAACTTGCCTTCGATGCCCAAACTGTTTATGAAATGAAACAAGGGAAATTCGACCAAGTCATTAAGGGAGAATGA